From Juglans regia cultivar Chandler chromosome 8, Walnut 2.0, whole genome shotgun sequence, the proteins below share one genomic window:
- the LOC109009314 gene encoding uncharacterized protein LOC109009314 — protein sequence MSTTLPWQPQLSLKSRLLHTPSPYRPHRATPVRRFAPIRAFRRSDIGGFVRRMVSGELCGNAWRSANDGIEQLLFEAKKAAERLDRRYSVSRSLSSAVRSAADRARYIDRELEIRLRWRTFTMDFNRNLPRYRKQLNDFLDTPLGRSFATIFFLWFALSGWLFRFLIFTTWILPFAGPLLIGTIANNLVIKGACPACKRQFAGYKNQMIRCTSCGNVVWQPKGDDLFSRDGRGTTTSKSDPEIIDVEFEEK from the exons ATGTCCACAACTCTGCCATGGCAACCCCAACTCTCCTTAAAGTCCCGCCTCCTTCATACCCCTTCGCCCTATCGTCCCCACCGGGCCACGCCCGTCCGCCGCTTCGCTCCCATCCGGGCCTTTAGGCGCAGTGACATCGGCGGCTTCGTGCGGCGGATGGTCTCCGGCGAGTTATGCGGGAACGCCTGGCGCAGCGCCAACGACGGGATCGAGCAGCTCCTATTCGAGGCCAAGAAGGCTGCCGAGCGCCTTGACCGCCGCTACTCCGTCTCCCGCAGCCTCAGTTCCGCCGTCCGCTCCGCCGCCGACCGTGCCCGCTACATCGACAGGGAGCTCGAGATTAGGCTTCGATGGCGTACTTTCACCATGGACTTCAACAGAAACTTGCCGAGG TACAGGAAGCAACTCAATGATTTTCTGGATACTCCACTAGGAAGAAGTTTTGCA acTATTTTCTTCCTCTGGTTTGCATTATCGGGATGGCTTTTTCGGTTCTTGATATTTACAACGTGGATACTGCCATTTGCTGGTCCTCTTCTCATTGGGACTATTGCCAATAACCTTGTTATAAAG GGTGCTTGTCCAGCATGTAAGAGGCAATTTGCTGGTTACAAGAACCAAATGATTCGTTGTACAAGCTGTGGAAACGTCGTATGGCAGCCGAAAGGGGACGACTTGTTTTCAAGAGATGGGAGAGGCACCACTACTTCAAAGTCTGACCCTGAGATTATAGACGTGGAGTTTGAGGAGAAATGA
- the LOC109009315 gene encoding 60S ribosomal protein L13-1 has translation MKHNNVIPNGHFKKQWQNHVKTWFNQPARKTRRRIARQKKAVKIFPRPTSGPLRPIVHGQTLKYNMKVKAGRGFSLEELKAANIPKKLAPTIGIAVDHRRRNRSLESLQVNVQRLKTYKAKLVVFPRRARKFKAGDSAPEELATATQVQGSYMPIVREKPSVELVKITEEMKSFKAYDKLRIERTNTRHVGARMKRAAEAEKEEKK, from the exons ATGAAGCACAATAATGTCATCCCTAATGGACACTTTAAGAAACAGTGGCAGAATCATGTAAAGACATGGTTTAATCAGCCAGCTCGGAAAACCAGAAGAAGAATTG CTCGCCAGAAGAAGGCTGTCAAAATTTTTCCCCGCCCAACATCCGGGCCTCTTCGTCCTATTGTCCATGGACAGACGTTGAAGTACAATATGAAAGTTAAGGCTGGGAGGGGCTTTTCTCTGGAAGAGTTGAAG GCTGCCAACATCCCCAAGAAACTTGCACCAACTATTGGGATAGCAGTTGATCATCGTAGGAGGAACCGTTCCCTGGAGAGTCTTCAGGTGAACGTGCAGAGGCTGAAGACATATAAGGCGAAGTTGGTCGTCTTCCCAAGGCGTGCTCGCAAATTTAAG GCTGGTGATTCTGCTCCCGAGGAACTTGCAACTGCAACCCAGGTCCAAGGCTCATACATGCCCATAGTACGCGAGAAGCCATCTGTTGAACTTGTGAAGATTACTGAAGAGATGAAATCATTCAAGGCATATGACAAACTCCGTATTGAGAGGACGAACACGCGACATGTCGGTGCTAGAATGAAGAGAGCTGCAGAGGctgaaaaggaagagaagaaatag
- the LOC109009311 gene encoding probable pterin-4-alpha-carbinolamine dehydratase, chloroplastic, with protein MALIAHLSSPLLLPRYLHHPYLNPKPNLTLSFRNSRIRAVGGGDMLGDFGARDPFPAEVESRFAEKVLGNGNTEHKILIPSISALSLSQQQCAPLSPFQPPMSTDEVQKLLKKVVGWRLLDEEGGLKLQCLWKLRDFKCGVELVNRIYEVAEAAGHYPNLHLEQPNQVRAELWTASIGGLSINDFIVAAKIDEIKTSDLVPRKRIWA; from the exons ATGGCACTCATCGCTcatctctcctctcctcttctcctccCTCGTTATCTTCACCACCCCTACCTAAACCCCAAACCCAACCTTACTCTCTCTTTCAGAAATAGCAGAATCAGGGCCGTTGGGGGCGGCGACATGCTTGGTGACTTTGGGGCCCGGGACCCTTTCCCGGCAGAGGTAGAGAGTCGTTTTGCAGAGAAGGTGCTGGGCAACGGCAACACCGAGCACAAGATCCTCATCCCCagcatctccgctctctctctttcccagcAGCAGTGCGCCCCCCTCTCTCCTTTCCAGCCCCCCATGTCCACTGATGAGGTTCAGAAGCTCTTGAAAAAA GTGGTTGGCTGGAGGCTATTGGATGAAGAAGGTGGTCTTAAACTACAATGCTTGTGGAAATTGAGAGATTTTAAATGTGGGGTTGAACTCGTTAATAGGATTTATGAGGTTGCTGAAGCTGCGGGGCATTACCCAAACCTCCACTTGGAACAACCAAATCAAGTTAGGGCTGAACTTTGGACAGCTTCCATTG GGGGCTTGAGTATAAATGACTTCATTGTAGCTGCCAaaatagatgagataaaaacatCAGATCTTGTCCCAAGAAAAAGAATCTGGGCCTAG
- the LOC108981127 gene encoding superoxide dismutase [Fe], chloroplastic-like: protein MAIAVAFSASSLPTCTVLPLQGLPGILGSPRPLQWTKKERRCRRKIGFTVTAKFDLKPPPYSLNSLEPHMSQETLEYHWGKHHRGYVENLNKQIVGTELDGMSLEDIIIVSYNKGDLLPTFNNAGQIWNHDFFWESMKPGGGGKPDGDLLELIERDFGSFEKFVEEFKSAAATQFGSGWAWLAYKANRLEVGNAVNPRPSDEDKKLVIVKSPNAVNPLVWDYSPLLTIDVWEHAYYLDFQNRRPDYISIFIEKLVSWEAVSSRLEIAKARAAEREREEERKKKEEDDKMAGGETAEVYLDNDTDDSEVE from the exons ATGGCGATAGCGGTAGCTTTCTCTGCCAGTAGCTTGCCAACTTGCACCGTTCTACCTCTGCAAG GGCTTCCTGGAATTCTGGGTTCACCTCGTCCCCTCCAGTGGACAAAGAAAGAG AGACGTTGTAGAAGAAAAATTGGTTTCACAGTTACTGCAAAGTTTGATCTGAAGCCTCCTCCATATTCACTG AATTCTTTGGAGCCACACATGAGCCAGGAGACCCTGGAGTATCATTGGGGAAAGCACCATAGGGGTTACGTGGAGAACCTAAACAAGCAAATAGTAGGAACAGAGCTGGATGGAATGTCATTGGAAGATATCATAATTGTTTCATACAATAAAGGTGATCTTCTTCCAACTTTCAATAACGCAGGACAG ATTTGGAACCACGACTTCTTTTGGGAATCCATGAAACCCGGTGGTGGGGGGAAGCCAGATGGGGATCTTCTAGAACTGATTGAAAGGGACTTTggttcttttgaaaaatttgttgaagAGTTCAAATCAGCTGCAGCTACACAGTTTGGTTCTGGTTGGGCTTGGCTTGCAT ATAAAGCGAATAGACTAGAAGTTGGAAATGCAGTAAATCCCCGCCCATCAGATGAAGACAAAAAGCTTGTGATAGTGAAGAGCCCCAATGCTGTCAATCCACTTGTTTGGGACTACTCT CCACTTCTTACCATCGATGTTTGGGAG CATGCTTACTACCTTGACTTTCAG AACCGTCGACCTGATTACATATCAATCTTCATTGAGAAGCTTGTATCATGGGAAGCAGTCAGTTCTAGACTTGAAATTGCAAAGGCCCGAGCtgctgaaagagagagagaagaagaaagaaagaaaaaagaggaagatgACAAAATGGCAGGTGGCGAAACTGCTGAGGTGTACTTGGACAATGATACTGATGACTCGGAGGTTGAATGA
- the LOC109009312 gene encoding metacaspase-1-like codes for MAVNCSNCHTSLQLPSEAQSIRCPICHANNPIDIADPALCLPPPSSSFSSSSSSDHHNHDYPHAPPAMAPSPYNHAPLGPPPSVHGRKRAVICGISYKNSRRELKGCINDAKYMKYLLVKRFNFPESSILMLTEEEDDPCRHPTKSNIRMAMCWLVQGCQAGDSLVFHYSGHGSQQRNYTGDEIDGYDETLCPVDYETQGMIVDDEINATIVRPLPLGVKLHAIIDACHSGTVLDLPFLCRMDGGGSYTWEDHRPRSGMWKGTNGGEVISFSSCDDSQTSADSLDLSRITSSGAMTYSFIQAIERGTGTTYGAMLNAMRSTIHKRDDNQGGGGIVSSVLTMLLPGGNGGGLKQEPQLTANEIFNVYSKPFSL; via the exons ATGGCAGTTAACTGCTCAAACTGCCACACCTCGCTACAGCTTCCTTCAGAGGCCCAGTCCATTCGCTGCCCAATCTGCCATGCCAACAATCCCATAGACATAGCCGACCCAGCCCTCTGCCTCCCACCGCCATCatcatctttctcttcctcctcctcctctgatCACCATAACCATGATTATCCTCACGCCCCACCCGCCATGGCTCCATCTCCTTACAACCACGCGCCTCTCGGTCCCCCTCCCTCCGTCCATGGCCGCAAGCGGGCCGTCATCTGCGGCATTTCCTACAAGAACTCCCGGCGCGAGCTCAAGGGTTGTATCAACGATGCCAAGTACATGAAGTACTTGCTGGTCAAGCGGTTCAACTTCCCCGAGTCATCCATTCTCATGCTCACCG aagaagaagacgatCCTTGCAGGCATCCAACCAAAAGTAACATCAGAATGGCAATGTGTTGGCTTGTCCAAGGTTGTCAAGCAGGGGACTCCTTGGTTTTTCACTATTCTGGTCATGGTTCACAGCAAAGGAACTACACTGGAGATGAGATTGATGGATATGATGAAACACTCTGTCCCGTAGATTATGAAACTCAGGGAATGATTGTTGATGATGAGATCAATGCAACAATTGTCCGACCTCTTCCTCTTGGAGTTAAGCTCCATGCAATTATTGATGCTTGCCACAGCGGTACCGTATTAGATTTACCATTTCTCTGCAGGATGGATGG GGGTGGAAGCTACACGTGGGAGGACCATCGCCCTAGATCAGGTATGTGGAAAGGAACAAATGGGGGGGAGGTCATATCCTTCAGTAGCTGTGATGATAGTCAGACCTCAGCAGACAGTTTG GATCTATCTAGGATCACATCAAGTGGTGCCATGACTTATTCTTTCATCCAAGCCATTGAGCGTGGAACTGGAACTACATATGGAGCTATGCTAAACGCTATGCGATCTACCATCCATAAAAGAGATGACAATCAAGGGGGTGGTGGTATAGTGTCATCTGTTCTCACCATGCTTTTGCCAGGAGGGAATGGTGGCGGGTTGAAACAG GAACCTCAGCTTACTGCGAATGAAATATTCAATGTGTATTCGAAGCCTTTTTCCCTATAG